From Chaetodon trifascialis isolate fChaTrf1 chromosome 24, fChaTrf1.hap1, whole genome shotgun sequence:
AAACTGATTTGCTCATTACAAGACAACCGGCAGAGTAAACCACCCTCTGCCTCCCTGAAACCATCATTTCAAACATGGTTTCAAATGTTACTTTATTTGCAGTGATTGACGGAAACCTCATTggcttttcaaagtaaaagtgcaGTTTTATGACTTCAGACCCAATGACCTGTCCaggtgggtgtttttttttgttttgttttttttgttttgcatggtGCAGTGACTGTTTATGTTCTACTTAGAAACTGCTTGATCAGCGTTGGGGGATGCCGGAACAGATCTGTACGTGATTAAAGTTCCAGTTCAAACATCAGCTGAGTTCAGCAGCTCTGTTACTGATTTGCAGCCTCTCCTGTTTGCTCGGCCGTCACATGGGAACAACCGTGTTCATATCACATCAGTGATTTTTATTCTTCCGTTTTGGCAGATCAACAAGCGTTGATATAATGTAACACATCCTGTGTCAGGAAATCAGACTTAGGTACAGAGGAAATCTGTTTCTTATCAAATGCACCAGCAGGTTGTGTTTATGAGTCTTTCCTTTGGTCCTTATTGGAGATCTATTAGCTTATTAGCTGTATCTTTTTATGCTTTCACTTCACTTGCTTATTCTTTTTTGATTATAATACTAAAtaccatgttttttttattattgcatTTTCTAAAGGTTGCACACAGCAATAAGGCAAAGTTACAGCAGAAGTTACAGCTCTCCAGTACATGGTGTCAACAAATTATTAGGGAGCATTCATGCATACTATCTGATGAATTGAAGTTACAAATTGGAGGGTAATATATCATAatctgaaaaaaacagaaagacagattttGACTGAAAGTCTTGATATGAATACTCATTACTAAGTCGTGTTTATATGAATCTTGATGAAGTCGATTTGATAACATACTGATAAATTTTGTTTGTTGCTTCAGCACCTTTTCATCaatctctgtgttttccttctgAGCTTCCGTACAGAGTCAAAAACATGCTCTTCTGTTCTGCCCTGTGTAATAGAGCTCTAACACCACTAGGTGACTCTTATGCCTATATTCTGCATCCTTTGGATCATACCACTTCCCTTATTACTATGAGTAGTTTGTACAGATCATATGTCTATGAAGGTAGTTCTAACTAATAGCTTTTTAAAAAGGTTGATAGGTAATTTAGTAATACTTTTGAGATCAGCTATCAGCCATTGATTAGATCAATCTTTAGCTGATGAGTCATTCATATTCAAGTCACTAAATAAAGTCATCAACTCCACTGTCAGATGGATGTTGGATGTGGAAGATCCTCCACCATATCTGTGATACAGTAGATGATTATCTGTCCAAAAGTGGCTGCAGCTGTCCAACACACTgcacttttgttgttgttgtgtctgtgaaCCAGCTGGGTCGTGGATTTTGTTGGActgctctgttgtttttttctgcagcctcTGGCACAGGCTGCCACCTCAGAACAATAGCATGCTGGCATACCGTGTTCCTTGTTGGTGAATTCTCTTGAATCATCAGTGCAGCCTTTCTGTTACTGATGATCCAACATCCAACTCACAATCGGGCACCTTTTGTCTACAACCACGATCAggctaaaatgtctctttgaCCATCAGAGGTTACTGTACCATAATGATTTAGTTTATGTTGTCCCAAAAAATGACATCACTCCAATTCTGCTGCAGTTGGTGTGCTTTTATTTGCAGGTGAGTAAAGTTAAGGGTAGTGAGTGGTGGAAggtgagaaacaggaagtgatatAAGTTTAAGATGCAGTCTACAAGTCCAAAACCCGTCTAATGGAACCTACAGACGGATGAAGGGCCCCCCACTCTGCGTGCCGTCTGTATTCACCCTTCTCCAGCAGGTACTGGCGTCCCCTGTAGTTTGGTTGCTCATAGAAGACCCAGATGCCTTCCTGGACTTGAGCTGAATGGACGTCCCGGAAGCGCCAGCGGTCCATCAGGTTGGGCACGTCGTCGCTGAACTCAATCATCTGGCCGCTGAGGTCAGGATGTTCGTAGATGCGGATCCTGTGCCGGTTGGGAGGCTTGAACATTAAACAACCAAAATGTAAGATGTTCATTGGTGAGattagaggtgctggttggtTGAATTTTTAACCTTTGGAGAAAGCCAAattagctgtttcccccctcTTCATGCTTTTTGCATTTACTATGACTCTGTCACGTGTGCTGGAGAAGATACCTCTTGTCTTTCAGTAAAGTTAGGCTAACTTGAAGTGGGCTACACTAAACTGACACATCAAGCACTTTTCActtgtcatgtcatgttttcagtgtaTTATGCTGCCatcaagtggccaaaaaatacTTTAAGTCAAGGTTTCCTGACTTAACTAGTGACAAATAAGAAACAATTAATTCATCTTGGCCTCAttaaataaaaactttaaatacatttgaaaagacaaagacaaaaaaaacagtggagTTATGAAGGCACTGCTTTATTTCTGTAGTTCCAGTTTTTCtacagtgcagtacagtacaCTATATGTATTTTAAACCTACACAGACCATTTCTGTACTACACTGAACAATGCTAGCTCAGATTTTGCATTACTCTTGAACCTCAAGCAGCAAATcccaactgaaaacacaagttGGAAAGACTAAAACTTGATGTTTTGTGACAGTTTAGACTGAAATACCCAAACAATTTGAACTTGGACATGACCCCAGAACATCAGCATTCGGAGATAACAAACTTTGCAAACCAAACAGAAATTCTGTTCACATGCAGCTATGAAACAGCTTATATGAGTGATACAAACACGTTGCGGACTGACTTTGTCTCAGAACCTGTTTTCCTGGACTTACATGTCTGATGAGGCGACATGAGCGGATGGTGTCATTGAAGCCATTCCAGCTCTGGTAGCTGGGGTACTCCCCTCTCATGAGGACGTACTGGTAGCCGATGTAATGGGGTCTCTCATAGATGACCCAGGCCCCGCACTCCACCCGGATGGAGTTACAGCGGCTGATGTGGGAGCTGAGCT
This genomic window contains:
- the LOC139352117 gene encoding gamma-crystallin M2-like isoform X2, translated to MGKIFFYEDKNFQGHYYECSSDCPELSSHISRCNSIRVECGAWVIYERPHYIGYQYVLMRGEYPSYQSWNGFNDTIRSCRLIRHVSPGKQPPNRHRIRIYEHPDLSGQMIEFSDDVPNLMDRWRFRDVHSAQVQEGIWVFYEQPNYRGRQYLLEKGEYRRHAEWGALHPSVGSIRRVLDL
- the LOC139352117 gene encoding gamma-crystallin S-1-like isoform X1, translated to MGKVSTVTIFFYEDKNFQGHYYECSSDCPELSSHISRCNSIRVECGAWVIYERPHYIGYQYVLMRGEYPSYQSWNGFNDTIRSCRLIRHVSPGKQPPNRHRIRIYEHPDLSGQMIEFSDDVPNLMDRWRFRDVHSAQVQEGIWVFYEQPNYRGRQYLLEKGEYRRHAEWGALHPSVGSIRRVLDL
- the LOC139352117 gene encoding gamma-crystallin M2-like isoform X3 — its product is MERMGKIFFYEDKNFQGHYYECSSDCPELSSHISRCNSIRVECGAWVIYERPHYIGYQYVLMRGEYPSYQSWNGFNDTIRSCRLIRHPPNRHRIRIYEHPDLSGQMIEFSDDVPNLMDRWRFRDVHSAQVQEGIWVFYEQPNYRGRQYLLEKGEYRRHAEWGALHPSVGSIRRVLDL